Genomic window (Ferrovibrio sp. MS7):
ACACTCGAAGAATTCGCTGCTTTCACAGGACTTGAACCACCAACTCCGGTCCAGCGGCGCTACCTGGCGCTTTTCCAGGGTCCAGAGACCGAGCTGTTCATTCTGGCCTTCGATGGCACCGCTGAAGAAGCCGACGAACTGGACAATCGCCTGGAACGGGCGCGGCGATTGAATCTACTGGTCACGGGTTTGGTGATCTCAGCATTAGGCCCGTTTTTTGACCTCGGTGCCGAGAGCATCCATCTCACCCTGGATCAGCTTTTCAACCGCTTCCCGCCTCGGAGGCCATTTCCAGATCACGCGCCTGAGGTGCCCACCGGCCCACCATCTCTTTCAACGCTCCCTCCAAGCCCGCTGACACCACCGGCTGGCAGTGCAAAGGACGGTGCGCCATGAATTCATCTCGTAAAGGCATGGTCACCCTCGCCGAAGCCGCGCAGGTGGTGCTCGACCGCTGGAGCCGCGGTGACCTGGCCGCGGCGGTCCGAGAGCTGGATTCGGCGCTCCGGCAATATCGTCAGGGCCAGGACTCCGACCAACAAGCACAGGATCAAGAGCGAGGCCATCATGACCGTGGATGACCTCGCTGAACTCCTGGAGGGCGTGCCGCTCAGCGCCGAAGTTCTGGTGCTGGCGCCGGACGGCCGCAATATCGCTTACCGGATTATCAGTGTTCGGGTCTCCAATCCTCGCGCCCAGCGTCACCGACCAACCTGCCTCTACCTGGTGCTGGAGACGAAGGGCCAACCCGTCTCCCGACTGCGGCTGCTCCGCCGCCGTCCGTTTCGTCCGTAGTCGCGCTTAATCCACCTTTAACGCTAATCCATCCGCGCCGCCTGGGCCAACCACCCGGCCGCGCCACAGGAGACTCTTGCCCATGTCTAACACACCGACCGATCGCGAAGATTCGGCTGAACAGTCCCAGCGCATCGCCAAGCTCAATGACGGCTTCCGCACGAGTGGCGGCGTCGGAGGGCGCTTCATGATAACCGCCGGTGTCCAGGCGCTCGGCCCCATTCATGTGGCCGAGCTAAGTCGCTTGGTGATCCGGTTCGACGCCTTCACCGAGGACAACGATCCCTATGGCGAACATGACTTCGGGGGCATCGAATACGGTGGCCAAAAGTTCTTCTGGAAAATCGATGCCTACGACAAGTCGCTGGAGTTTGGCTCGCCAGATCCTACCGATCCGGCTGTCACGACCCGAGTGCTGACCCTCATGTTGGCGCAGGAATACTGAGCCGGGTTCAGCGTCTGGTCGCGGCTTCGGAAATCGCCCGCGTCAACTCGGCAATATCCGCCACTGTGACCTCGGCGTTTCCATCCAACAGGATGCGGAATTTCTCGACAAGTTCGGCCCGGGCCTTCTGTTGGGCTGTTTGCTTCGGCATATCCGCCCAATCGAAAAGGTCGATAAAG
Coding sequences:
- a CDS encoding DUF3768 domain-containing protein, producing the protein MSNTPTDREDSAEQSQRIAKLNDGFRTSGGVGGRFMITAGVQALGPIHVAELSRLVIRFDAFTEDNDPYGEHDFGGIEYGGQKFFWKIDAYDKSLEFGSPDPTDPAVTTRVLTLMLAQEY